From a region of the Macrobrachium nipponense isolate FS-2020 chromosome 3, ASM1510439v2, whole genome shotgun sequence genome:
- the LOC135221656 gene encoding uncharacterized protein LOC135221656 encodes MDMKEELLISLVYRRTALWDPRHRDHRDRNVINRLWGEISLELGISTNDLRLKWRGLRDCYTKEMRISSNSRPGISNEVSLQSSWPLIKQMSFMKDVSPPQDSSVNNRLDHLGDIVYASENELSLASQIHLNAEEETDGLDNPSIVDVTGVDEEELVGDIADRGVKRKSLNDCWKENITLEARAKKLEVLAKPLNGEETDEDLLFFKSLLPDMRLLPRTKKLSVKIRM; translated from the exons ATGGATATGAAGGAGGAATTACTCATTTCCTTAGTGTATCGTCGAACCGCCCTTTGGGATCCGCGTCATCGAGACCATCGGGATCGGAATGTTATCAATCGGTTGTGGGGAGAAATCTCCTTAGAGTTGGGAATCAGTACAA ATGATCTCAGACTGAAATGGAGAGGGCTACGGGACTGTTACACGAAAGAGAtgagaattagttcaaattccagGCCGGGAATTTCGAACGAAGTGTCCCTCCAATCCAGCTGGCCATTAATCAAACAAATGTCCTTCATGAAAGACGTCTCGCCTCCCCAGGACAGCTCCGTGAACAATAGACTAGATCATCTCGGTGACATTGTCTACGCTTCcgaaaatgagctctctctcGCGTCACAGATTCATTTAAACGCCGAAGAAGAAACCGATGGGCTGGATAATCCGTCCATTGTCGACGTGACTGGAGTGGATGAAGAAGAATTGGTCGGTGACATCGCAGATCGAGGAGTTAAGAGGAAATCACTCAACGACTGCTGGAAGGAAAATATCACGCTGGAAGCGCGGGCCAAGAAGCTAGAGGTCCTGGCTAAGCCCCTCAATGGCGAGGAAACAGATGAGGACTTGCTCTTCTTCAAGAGTCTGTTACCTGACATGCGGCTGCTTCCCAGAACCAAGAAGTTGTCAGTCAAAATCAGAATGTAA